GAACGCGGCGTTGTTACTCATCCAGCTTGAACACGCGAACCGCGTTCTCGCGCAGGAACTTCGGCCAGACGTGATCGCGGAACGGCACGTTCGGCATGTCGGTGAAGATGCGCTCGAGCGACAGACCCATTGGGAAGTAGCCCGCGTACATCACCTTGTCGGCGCCGCGCGTGTTCGCGTAGTGGATGACGTCCTTCGGGTAGTGCTTCGGTGCGAACGCGCTGGTGGAGTAGTAGAGGTTCGGCCACTTCAACATGAGCTTCACCGCGAGGTCGGCCCACGGCTCGCAGCCGTGCCGCGTCACGAACTTCAGCTCGGGGAAGTACCAGCACACCTCGTCGATGAGCTCGACCTTCTGCGGCGCCATCGGCACTCGTGGACCGGGCACGCCCGCGCACACGCAGATCGGGATGTCGAGCTCCACGCACTTCGCGTACAGCGGATAGAACTTCTTGTCGTTGATCGGCACC
This region of Acidimicrobiia bacterium genomic DNA includes:
- a CDS encoding amidohydrolase family protein codes for the protein SHMGMPSDIGIIDLMIGFPVADRRHHYDFLRTQLHDKESLEDFDFPVQYIFKDVPKVEETKDPVASLLEQMDKYGIAKGMIGASKVGDQAYRAIKDHPDRFFGSFQVDPNAGMDGVRDLVRAYEELGIKSATAFPCGLNPQVPINDKKFYPLYAKCVELDIPICVCAGVPGPRVPMAPQKVELIDEVCWYFPELKFVTRHGCEPWADLAVKLMLKWPNLYYSTSAFAPKHYPKDVIHYANTRGADKVMYAGYFPMGLSLERIFTDMPNVPFRDHVWPKFLRENAVRVFKLDE